From the genome of Toxoplasma gondii ME49 chromosome XII, whole genome shotgun sequence:
TCACACCCTTGCTCGGCTCTTTTCCGAAGATCTGCTTGACCAGCTCAGTAACCTTGGGCATGCGCGTCATGCCTCCAACGAGAATGACGTCCGACAAGTCGCTCTTCGAGACGCCCGCGTCCTTGATACACTTCTCGCAAGGCTCCACGGACTGCTGGAGAAGGCCACCCACGAGTTCCTCGAGTTTCGCGCGAGTCAGCTTCACCTGAAGGTGCTTCGGTCCCGTCTGGTCCGCAGTGATGAAGGGGAGATTCACCTCCGTCTGGACTTTGCTCGACAGCTCGATCTTCGCCGTCTCGGCTGCCTCGCGGAGACGCTGCAGCGCGAGCTTGTCCTTCGTCAGGTCGATCCCCTGCGCCTTCTTGAACTCGTCGATCAAGTGCTGCAGAATCTTCTGGTCGAAGTCCTCGCCACCCAGCGATGTGTTCCCGTTCGTCGCCTTCACCTCAAATACACCCCCGAGAATCTCCAAAATCGAAATGTCGAAGGTGCCGCCGCCCAGGTCGTACACCGCAATCGTCTTGCCGTCATCCTTGTCCATTCCAAACGCCAGGGCCGCCGCCGTCGGCTCGTTGATGATTCGGAGAACCTCCAGGCCAGCTGGAAACCCGGAAAAAGTGGCGGGAATcgaaaaaaaagcaaaaatGAAAAAATCGAAAGTGAAAACGCGGACAAAGGTGAAATAAacaaaacacagagagacgttAGTGATAAAGATCTTGTTGACCCTCACGGGCTCGATTTAAAGAGCGAAACTCGCCGTCAGTCGCGGTGCAGTTGAAAAGcgccttctccccgtctcACCAACAGCCTCTGTCCACGTCAATCGAGGCCTCCGTCTAGTCATGCATGGCTCGCGACTCACAGACGAAGTGCTCCACACATTACACTGTTGATTGAAagaagtgcatgcagcgcaaaagcgttttttttcttcacacCCGGTTTCCTCCAACGTTTCTTCCCCAGTCCTCTGCATCTGCAGTTCGCGTGGAACGTGTCTACACAGCAGAAAAagtccttccttcttcttcgccttcgaggACTTACCAATTTTTCCGGCGTCCTTCGTAGCTTGTCTCTGAGAGTCGTTGAAGTAGGCGGGGACAGTGATGACAGCCTGTTTGACTGGACGGCCGATGTAAGCCTCCGCAGTTTCCTTCATTTTGGTCAAGATGAAGGCGCTGATTTGACTCGGCGAGTACGATTTGCCCTGCGCCTCGACCCAGGCGTCTCCGTTGCTTGCGCGCACGATCTTGTACGGGAggatttccttctccttcttgatcgcgtcttcgtcgtaGCGCCGGCCAATCAGACGCTTGGTCGCAAACACTGTGTTCTCCGGATTGGTCACGGCCTGGCGCTTCGCAACAATGCCGACCAGTCTCTGTCCGTCGGATGTGAAGGCGACGATCGAAGGCGTCGTCCGCATGCCTTCTGAGTTCTCAATCACCTTCGGCTGAGACCCCTCCATGACCGCGACGCACGAGTTCGTCGTCCCCAAATCGATGCCTACGACGTCGCCGCGAGCCTTGCCGTTCATGCGTGGAGCCGACGTGCTGCAGAAATACGAAAAGGAAGTGCATGCGGCGCGAAAATGGGcaccagagagaggaagagtctgtacacctggagcGGGGCAAGAGAAACGGACAGGGAAGCGCACGGGGAGCAAACGTGGAGAACGGAAGAGGGTCTGTACATGAGTGCGTGCTAGACAGGCAAGACGGCTCGAAGGAACGGTTtcgcgaaagaggaaggaggcatGCAATCGCGAcgggggaggggggagggAAATCGTGCTGGAGACTACCTGACGCATCAGAAAAAGGTGAGACAAGAAAGCTTCTGCATCCTGCACAAGAACCCTCAGAAAGACACACGCTGAGCCTGACACCCGCAACACTGCACCTTTCACAGACGGCAGACACCCCGGCGGACGCTCGAGATCCCGCAAACGACTGCGGCAACGAGCGAAAAGCACAGTGTAGGCGACATGGAGACGCCGCAGCCTTTGCAAGAAGAAGGTAACAAAGATGTCCACTTtgcacagagaggaagaatggGCGGCTGCTTGAGAAACCAACACGGGAGCAGAAGGTGCAAAGTCTGGAGCAGCCAAACGTATTCGAAAGTGTGCATGCGACGCCCGTGttgaagagcgaggaaacgtCCACACACTGACCGAGAAGATACACTTGCTTCTACCAGGTGTGAACTGGAAAGCCACAAGGGAGGAGCGCCAGGAAGAGAATGCACGGAAAAAGAGttgcgttgcatgcagcacaGGCGGCAGCTCAGAGCTTTCTCCCGGATGCACACACTCTATATCGAGACTTTGCTCTGCGGGTTTCCAGTCCGGAGTTGAGTCGTCGTCGGCACCACCGCGGcagaagggaaagaagggCAGTTTGCTCGCGATGTTGCGGGGCGGGCGAGACCAGAGCGTCGTTTTGTGGGGACGCGCTGCAAGTGAGATGCGAGTCActtgttttctgcgtttcgacTCCCCTTCGGTGGCTCTCCCGTAGAAAAAATTCGCAGTGATCCTACCTGAGGTAccgggagaaagacgagagaacggCAGTGCGCTCATAGGTGGTGTTCATGCCGGAGCGGAGCTTGCCGGCGGAGAAGGGGGAGGAGGATTTTGCATTTTgagccagagaagaaaacaggaaacgagacgggcggagagacgcggctGCAGCCGGGGTCATCTGGGTTTCTACACAGGCACGCCCCAGAGAGGTGAACGAGGAAATGGACCGGGCTTTCGCGCCCGAGCAGTAGCTCGCTCGATACGCGAGGGAGGCTCCCGCCGCCATCGACGCCATTTTGACGAGTGTGAAAAGTCCTCCGAAcggacaagaagaaagagcgaagccgtgccgcgaaagagaagaagggccGCGCCAAAGGTGAACAAACCAAGAGGGTTCGGGGACGAGCTGCAGAGTTGACTGGCGAAAGTTGAGACACCCGCGACGGCGCGAAAGGCGCTCTCCACAACTGTCACGGAACGCAGCTGGCGATTTGCAGATGCGCGAAGGACGCCGAGAGTCACGACCCTCACGAAAACTCAGGAAAAATAGCGAAAGACGCGAAGGGCCGGGGATCTCGACCGAGAAATTTTGGTCTCGCTGGGAACCCTTTGTCGCCCCCCGCACTCTCCAATCCCGTGTGGCCTGGCGCCTGGCGACGGTTGCACATGCTCACATGCCATTCGCACGCGCCTTTTCCGCCCCACGaccccgcttcttctctctatACCGCGAGACGCCCTGGCGCAGCGcatgctttttttctcagcgAGTGTCTTCCTGAAGCAGCGTCGAGCTCGAGAGCCGCCAAAAAAGGATGCGACACCACAGCTGCTGTGACGGCTGCAACAAAAGTCGGGGACGCGCTCCTCGACAGTTCATCGGAACGGTTTGAGTCTCCACGAGAAATTGCTCCGTTCCTGCGTTCTGCTATAAAGCCTCTGCGTGTGCGTCCGTTTCGAAAGCCAACGGGAACCAGCTGCCTGGGCTCTCGACAACGCGATTTGCGTTTCGTCCGCTACACGTGTGGCAATCTCAGCCCGCGGATCCACCCTAGCCACGACAAAAGGAGGTCAGCACACAATACGTGAAGATGGGTCAGTGTTTCCTCGAATCCTGGCGAAGCAAGGCTGTatccttcgttctcttccctttAGGGTTTGGAATAACAGCCACAAGCGTAGCCAGGTCCGAAGCCACACATGTGTTACACAGAAGGACTCGCGAGCGCCAGCGAGACGCGAAACAAAGAGTCTTTCCGAGTGTCTAAACACTCCAATAGCTTCATCGTTTCCCATGTGTGAACGGGTAGCTGGCTTCGCCCAAAAACCGCAGAAACAAACGGCAGCTGAGGGCCTCCAGGGAATGGTCTGGTGAGCGAAAGCGCGGCGGTTCTGCCAGAGCGACCAAGTCTCCTCCGAAGCGTGTGCATTTTTTTTGTTAGAGTGGCAGAAAATCCGGCAGATTTCCGTGGTTAGTGACTTCGTGAGTGGGCAGTTCCATTGCCAACGTTAAACTGTCTTAGATCTTCGCGCATCTATATACCTGAAGTTGGCACATTCATGCGCTTTTGAATATTTGCTCCCGTTCGAGAAGCGAGCCTGTGTCTGGCGGCGGAAAACAAAGCAGAAGGGTCGGCGTGTTTCGATCCCGTTTCGGCAGACAGTTGcgcacagaaaacgaggtcTCACCTCGACGTCGCGGAACTCCAGTCAGCACGGTGACACGAGCAGCATGGAAGTGCTCCGAAGGCTTAAAAATACCTTTGGCTACGCCTGGTTCGAAATTCCCCTGGTTTGAATTTCGTCCACATGAACACCGACAGCGGTTGCTTGTGTCCCCGCTTCTTCCGGGACACATCCGGCAGTCTTTTTCAGATACGCGCCAGCAGACAACGCCTTGACCTCGTTTTCAGGGATCTCTTCACTTGTTCACAAATGTGAAgatctgcgttttcttttgttcGGACGTGGAGCGCTGCCTCGTCACCGCTCACCGGCTTCCGCTTGTGAAATTCCTGGAGGACACTTGATCGTGCGATTTTTCCTTCGTCCGTTCGCCAAAGTGTTTGCTGCACTCGCCGCGCCGAGGGTGTTGAAAGCGCCGTGCCGCCGCGGGGAGAGGAGTTTTAGAGTCAAGAAGGTTGCTGTTtgtgtcttcctccctccctcctctGCTGTTTTGCGTCTCGCGTGAGGCTGCAACTGACAGGCTGTACGCAGGAGTCTTGCGGAAatgaagtcgaagaagagggaccGCAAAGACAAGAGGCGCCGtcacgaggagaaacgcaaaaaGACCAAGCGGCGCCACCGGaggcgctcttcttcgtcttcggagTCATCCACTTCGCGCTCTCcccgttctctgtctcgttcccCTGTCAGGAACAAGTCCAGAGTGGAGCAggcctcctcttcgcctgaTTCGCTCTCTCGAAAACACAGACCTCCACTCTCTCTTGAGTCGTCCCGATTTCCCACATCGTCGA
Proteins encoded in this window:
- a CDS encoding heat shock protein (encoded by transcript TGME49_251780) yields the protein MASMAAGASLAYRASYCSGAKARSISSFTSLGRACVETQMTPAAAASLRPSRFLFSSLAQNAKSSSPFSAGKLRSGMNTTYERTAVLSSFSRYLSTSAPRMNGKARGDVVGIDLGTTNSCVAVMEGSQPKVIENSEGMRTTPSIVAFTSDGQRLVGIVAKRQAVTNPENTVFATKRLIGRRYDEDAIKKEKEILPYKIVRASNGDAWVEAQGKSYSPSQISAFILTKMKETAEAYIGRPVKQAVITVPAYFNDSQRQATKDAGKIAGLEVLRIINEPTAAALAFGMDKDDGKTIAVYDLGGGTFDISILEILGGVFEVKATNGNTSLGGEDFDQKILQHLIDEFKKAQGIDLTKDKLALQRLREAAETAKIELSSKVQTEVNLPFITADQTGPKHLQVKLTRAKLEELVGGLLQQSVEPCEKCIKDAGVSKSDLSDVILVGGMTRMPKVTELVKQIFGKEPSKGVNPDEAVAMGAAIQAGVLKGEIKDLLLLDVCPLSLGIETLGGVFTRLINRNTTIPTKKSQVFSTAADNQTQVGIKVYQGEREIAAANKMLGQFDLVGIPPAPRGVPQIEVTFDVDANGIMNISAVDKSTGKRQEITIQSSGGLSDSQIEQMVKDAEMYKEQDEKKKDAVQAKNEAETLIYSVEKQMADLKDKMTDADRTDLQEKITQLRSTLGQEDPEPIREALKTLQEASWKISQQAYNQAGSTDSSAGSEGTGSESGDKKSS